A stretch of DNA from Aspergillus flavus chromosome 3, complete sequence:
TCATTTTTCCGGGCAGATACCCAGTCGACGACGTCCATTGCCGTTCATGCACCTTTTGTTTATACGGTGTCGAAAGATAAAACGTTAATTAAATGGGAGCTTGCCACTCCCAGTCACGCAACCACAGATTCTTCAGCAAATGGACAGAACAGCTCGTCGAAACGCCCTCCGAGACCGCAACGGAAGAAGCCTAAGCAGGTGAGGTTTACGCGGGGCTTGCAAAAGATTGCTGAAAGTGATGAGGAGCATGGTCACACTAAGAATATCTTGTCTGTGGCTGTATCGCCATCTGGAAAGTTTGTTGCCACTGGCGGAGAGGATCGGAAATTGATAATCTGGGATGCGGAGACATTGACCCCTTTGAAGACGTTTACACAGCATCGCGATTCGGTCAGTGGGCTTGCCTTTGCTCGTCATATTTCTACCATGAGCTCCGGCGAACAACTATTCTCTGGTTCGTTCGATCGGACCATCAAGACATGGTCCTTGAGCACCGCAGGTCATGCATACGTTGAGACATTGTTCGGTCATCAAGACCATATCTCTTCTCTCACCGCAATGACGATCGATCAGTGTGTCAGTGTCGGAGCCCGCGATCGCACCGCCAGATTGTGGAAGGTCGTAGATGAATCTCAGCTGATCTTCCGTGGAGGATCTTCCAAGCACTCCTACCAAGAAAATAACCTTGACTGTGTGGCACCTTTGCCCCCGAATCACTTTGTTACCGGCTCAGATTCTGGCGCGATCTCCCTTTGGTCCGTCCATAAAAAGAAACCCCTTCACACGATAACTCTCGCCCACGGTCTTGACCCTCTACCTCCGCTCGATGAGCTGTCTTCAGAAGTCGACCCGAATATAGCCGCTTCGAATGCCCGTCACATGCGGCGCAATCCTCGCTGGATCACTGCGCTGGCTACGCTCCCGGGCACTGACATCGTGCTTAGTGGTAGCTGGGATGGGTGGATTCGCGCATGGAAGATCtcagaagacaagaaaaccatcatcCCACTGGGGGCCATTGGCGGAGTCTCATCAGAACCGGATACCCCATCTCAACAACTGAAACAATCCCTAGCCTTGGACAACCCAGTCGACTCAGCCCAGATGGCCGTCGACGGGCGTCGAGAGCAAAAAATGGAGGAGATCAAAGAAGAGGCCGAACCACTCGTCAAGGGCGTCATCAACGGTATCGCAGTTTTCGAACGCCGTGCGGAGACCAGCAAGCCCGGCCAACCCAAGTCTAAATCAGAGTCTGCCGAACCAGAGCCCCGAGGTCTCTGCATTGTCGCAGCAGTGGGCAAGGAACATCGCTTTGGCCGCTGGAAAGGTTTCGCGAACAATTACTACGAGGGACCTACACCCGATGGCCGTAACGGCGCTGTGGTTTTCGAGGTCCCTTTCATAAACGGTAACCCTCAATCGAAGTGAAGACGTTTTCATGAAACGGGATGAGGTTATTGTGACATGGCGTATGTATCCACTTTTTTCTCTACATTGTATTCTATTCCCGGGGCGGTGGTCTTTACATATCTCTtagaggaagaaaaaagttCTCTGCATTGGAAGCTGTCCCTTGGGCTGAAGGGCGTTGGGCCTGATACGCGCGGATGATTGTATATAGGCGTACTGCAATAATTTTGAATAAGATATGCTTCGAAAGTTAGCCACCGCTTGAGAGGTCCAGTATATCACCGATAGTGGATCCTTAGCAGGGGAGAgtaaaggaaagaaagaaataatcTCGACGCTACTTGCGTAAAGAGCCTGCCCCCAAGAGAAAGCAAACAGTAAGACCCTCAAACACTGATATCCGAAGATGTGTAGTATAATAGTTTTAGCAAACATGCTACAGTTGGCGTGAAACTACTATTGTAGGCTCTGAGCAGCACACTTGTCTTGAGAGAAATTCTCGTCATGTTTGGTCCCATGGCGTAGCAATTCTAAAGCCCAAACTAGAGATATTGATACATACATGCTCAAGTTGGCATGGGAAACGAAGCCCGCTAGGataacaaaaaaacaaagaggaagaaaaactgATTAACCAATGCATAAGGTAGCCAGAGAAAAATCACGCAGCAAGTGGCTGGGGTATAGAATGGGTGggatcttttttcttttctgggaGCCAAATAGTGGATGGTGAGTCAAGAGCCTTCTCCTTGCCAGTACCAGTCTCATATACCTTTTGGGACCTAATATTTCAAACCTTCAAGTTTAATTATAACAGCGTGGCTTAGTCGGGCGTGATCGAGCATCCAGACCAGAGATATCCTTAAGCTAGTAAAGTCCAATACTACATGGATGTCGAACTCTGCAATACACGCCCTTATGTGGCCGCATTAAAACAGCCTGGTCCGTTCTCCGCCCTGCTCCTATCTTCCCTTGaaaaagctatagataaTGAGACCTATAAGATCCGCCTTAAAATGGTCCGGAATCATCGTCGAATCGTATCTGATGTAAGGATAAAAAAGGGTCAACGGCCGGTATTTCGGCAATGTCTTCGGATTGCTCGAACTGGCTCGTCAGAATCATCGTCCAGTGTTATTGCATTCGAGGCAGAAGTTCCTTCCGTGTTTGTACTTTGACTACGTGATGCTTGCCGGCGCATCGCGTAAGAATTCACGTTTGGACCTCGCCGAATTCGACTCTCGAAGAGAGACGGATTTGTGCTTTGACTACGTGATGCCTGTCGGCGCATCGCGTAGGGATTCACGTTTGGAGCACCCCCCATTCGACTCGCGAGgacagatgatgaagccCCATTTGAGGCTGGAAATTGGCGGCGCCGATTTCCGGCTACGGGAGGCCGGATaggctcatcatcttcgtcatcatcatcttcatcctcttcctcttcgctaTCTGAGATCTCGTCTAAGCTATCCAGGGAATCATCGATACAGTCGTCGGCCTGGGACATTGTTACCTCTGAGCTCAACTGGACATCATCTTGATCAGGCGGGAATCGAACTTCAGGACCCCCAACTACAGTAGATCTGTCCGAGTCTGAGTCATGACCCTGCTCGATATGTTCATCGTCGTCAATGAATGAGTCCATGTCTGTGTCGTCCAAGTAGTCGTCAGTCGATTCTTCAGTTTCATGAGCAGTTGAATTCGCTTCATCAAAGAGGCTATTGCGCGCAAAGACAGGGCGGTGTGAGGGGGGAgtgtgatgatgataatggcGAACTAAGCTGTATATATGACGGGGAAGATCATCAACCCTCCCCTCAATAGGAACCCCATTATAGAAACCGTTCCAATCGACGTCGTCCAATTCGCCGAATCCATCTTCGAGTTCGTCATCCATGTAATCTGTCATCTCAGAATTCTCCTCTGAATCGGTTGAAATTGAACCGGTTGAATCGGAATCTGATATATCTGATGTATCTGTCACCGACTCTTCATCCTGTCGGTATCCGCACTGTGCGCAATTCGAgtcttcttccagctcccATGAACAGCGCGGGCAGCGAACGACATTGTCCTCCAGGTCAACGATGGGCTGTGCGGTTGGAAGTTTTTTGTTGAATGTACCCCGGAATAATCCGCCCTCTTTGGGATGTGTGTTCTTCTTATCGTTCTCCAACTTTTCAGCCTCTTCGCGCTGATGGCGCTTGTGCTCGGCCGTCGTCTCACCTTTTTCTAAAAGTTCTGCACGGCCTGTGAAAAGTTGGACGACAGCACGGACCTATAGCGCGTTAGATACAAGAGGCATTGAATGAGGGTTATATGGACCTTCAGAGTACTTACCAGGTATGCAGGGGCAGGTGGAGTTTTGACCGGAGCTCGGCAGTCGGGGCATGTTTTATTGGACCTCCCGCCAGCAAACCATGACGTTAAACACTGAAGCTCGGAGTGTTAGCACTCTGCCAAGGAGGTCGTACAAATGAGGGCCACCAACACTATAGCAAAACGTATGTCCACAGGCAAGGGTGAAGGGTTCGTACAGTGGCCTTATGCAAATGCCACATTGTAGGAGCGCGCggatatcatcgacatgTCCCTGTAATGTTTCGGAAAGCTGGACCAGAAGAATTTTAGTGCCATTTTTTAAGAACATTTAGTATTCTGACCCACCCCCGAGACATCATCCCCAAGAGTCGCGTTTGTGTTGTTAGAACTCTTTTCGGACGCGGCTCCGGCGAGCGTTGACTTGGACATTTGCGCGAAAGTGTCGGAACGGATCCCGATAAGGAGGGGCAGCCAAAAAgactttttttgttctcttttttctgtcAAAATCGTTCCGCGAATTGCTCGTGGAAAAGAACTCGTGGATGTATTGGGAGAAAGAGACGTGTCACGACAGGTAGTGGCGAGATATATGGACTCGTTCTTTAAATGAGGGAGGGCGTAGCCGGCATGACGGGGGCTTCGAGTTTACTTCTGAACTGTGAGTGATAGGATGAGGTAGGCGATAAGAGACGGATGTATGAACGGCGCTTCTGAAGGTCGTTTAAGTGTTTATTCACAGTACGCTGGGTGTGAAAGTAAAGCGAaacgaagaaggaaaacaagaagttATCACGATTGGTCTGCAGGAGTGCATGccttaccttttttttttcttttcttttcggaaGCTTTTGCGCAAACCGAACAAACACTCGAGACGCTGGGTTTAAAGACTAAAAGTCCGATCGGATTCCCCACCGGAATGGAACTAAAGTTTACTCTAGTCCCTCACTAGTAAATGGAAGCCGAtcaatcatatcatcatTCACTTCTCTCCTCACAGCCAACCCGGTATCTCTAGCTACGTGGTGCGCGCTTATACAATCACCAGAAGATTGCAACATATGGTTGCTGTCACCACTCCCCCTCATCCTGGGCATTCGAGTAATTAATccgttttctctttttctccgctACCTCCTCGCTACTCCGAGGGTGAAACTCCGTAGCCTACAGTTCGAACGTACTAAATATTCGTATATTCACGCACCTTGAATGAAACGGAAGGTTggtaaagaataaaaaaaatatatataaaaatataaaaggaACCAAGTAAGCTACTAATTTAGGTCCATTGTAAGTACTCCGTTGTCCATGGGAACATGATGGGTCTTCCTTATCCCCACAATAACCGCTGGCACAAACCCGCCGCGGCAGCATCAACACTGATGACCATTTCGAGAGTATATTGTTTTTCAGGCTACTGCACTTCCTCCGCTTTCTGGTTTTTGGGAGATTGCTTGGACGTAGTACAACGTGAGATCTTATTAGCGCTAAGAAGATTAGATGCGCGTAATGGTGTGATTTTATGCAAGCCCGGCGCTTCAGCCGTACTCATGTCTTTCATTTTGCCCATGCGCCTCTTGGCCTTGTCTCTGTATCCTACTCCGCTAGTTAGGCTAGCTATCTCTTGATTACAAAAGTTCGTCATTCGACAGATCATCCGATGACAAGCGAATCAGAGATTGAAAGAGTCGCTCAATATCGTCCATGGTAAGTACCCTACCACAAATTAGAGAATCAATTCCAATTAGTATGATTATTCCAATGCCAGAGTCTTCAATATTATCGGTATCTTTGAACAAGTAAGAAGAGTATAACATCGGGACTACCCAGTTAGTTATGGACTCCTAGCAGCATGACTAAAGAGATCCCTGTGCCAAGACCTTTAATTGTGGGGCCAAACTTCTCCAGGAACAAACCTAACATACTCCTAGTAGGAACCGTATCACTTTATCACCCATACTGTCCAACGCTGTCGCCTGTCTCAAACACATACAATTGACCACTTTTGGTCTCACAATCATGTCTTCCACATCAGACCAACAACCGGAATCATCCGAACAAGGCCATCCTAATTCCTGGTCAAACACCGAACGGAGATTCACTAAGTAGGTTGCCCAGCTATCTTCTACATTATCAACGCCCGAAGTACATCCTATAGATATCATTTATGTCAACATCTTTTTCATAATCATGGCTTTCATTAGTGATCGCTTTTCAGGTACTCTTCAAGTCAAGCCGCTCATATTCCCCGGGATCATGGTGCACATGTCATAAAACCTGAGGCTTGATTTTGATGCTTaaacttttctttctgacTCATTTgaactcttcttcttttctccaacTACTTTTTATGTTTTCTCCACAAACTTACTAATGACATACTCCATATTCTAGCAAGAGTGCAAGCGAGTACTATGATCCATGCCAAGATTTCGCTGATCGGAGTTTGAAATGTATGAAGCGAAACAACTTCGACAGGGAAATGTGCCACGATTACTTTCAGTGAGTATTTAACCATTCTATGCCGATAGAAGTCAATGCTATGGATCTAGGGAATGGCCTCTTCGCCTCCTATCGGCGAGCTAGTAGCCTGAATCATTCACATGTTTGCTGCCACATTTTTACTTTAGCCTGTAGCTGACTCGAGTGTGTGGCAGGGCTTACCGTGACTGCAAGAAGCAATGGgtatgtatttatatatctctcaaATTAATTTGTGTTGATATCTCCCATCTATATCCAACCCTCGATGGCTTAATGGCCTAGTCCTGCCATCTCAGTAAACCTCTATTTTAGTCCTGCTTAGCTGATGATATTACAGTTGACACAGAAAAAGCTTTCCGGATAGTCCTACCGGAGCTATGCTAGCGAATGGCGCATGTTTTCTGGAGGATAATTTTCACCATATATGCATCATGGAATCGCCAGGGTGCCACACGATCAACTTCCCGGTACCTAATAGGATTTCCTTCTGGTCTACTTCAGCATCTCACTGCACGTCTCAGAGCCAGGCTGCCCTTTTCTAAGATACTGGTAAAAGACTGGGCAATTGCATGTTTCGAGCAAAAAAACATACTACTCGTTGGCACATaagcttcttctcctatTGACGCAGCTCCCTATCTAAACATGGATCTTTAtaccttcctttttcccacTCGCTTCTATTCGGCAGAAGTGCGGATGAAAGTTCAGTTTGTTGCGATACGGTGTTTTGACGCACGTCCCAAGTCTGTATACTATTTACTATGCTGTAAGTTACCGATCCTAGGAAGAGGGATTTTTCCACTCTATATTTGTACTATAGCAATGCTTGAGCGATCACTTCCCGTAAGGACTTTAACACCTGTTAGGATCTTATCTTATCATGTTAAGATTGGTGTATACAGCGGGGGTCCAAAAGTATGTGAACCCCTCTACTTATAGGTACACAGTGGCTCTTACCAGTTACTATGGGCTGCTAGGTACCTATAAGTATAGGGGGTCATATACTTTTGGACCCCCACTGTATAGCCTGCTAAATCcttcatgtatgtatgttgaGGGCAAACTCCAATTGCTGTACGCACTGACTTTATTTGAATATTACATTATTTTTTTCAAActcactttttttttattttatttttctccttctcccttgatCATACGATGTGATAAATGCAGCGCGTAAGGCAGTAGATAATAGATGATTTTATAAACTCAGCATTGGCACCCACTATATCATTGATCACCGCCTTCCACTTCACGCCCGCCGGGCCAAACTATTTTCAACTGTTTGTTCCTAAGAATTTCTTCCCCTCATTATCCCGCCGTCCTATCTTCCCCGCACATCGTGTGCTGTGCTTGGTTGCGCAGCATACGAACGCCGATCCCTTGTTGCAAAATAGGAATCCACGTTCAACCGCTACCAGGATTGATCTAGAGATAGATCTGATCCACCCTCGCTCGCCATGTCCACCAATGACGCCGTTTTTTACCGGCGCAATAAACAGATTCAAGATGCCATTGACGGGCAGAATCTGAAACAGGCCCTGCAGCTGATTGACAAGCGCatgaagaaaggagaagataCGAGATTTTTGAAGGTTAGTACCTGTGAGGCCATTTCTATTGATACATTCTGGATCTTATCGTCTAAATACCCCTGGTACTACGCATGCTCTTGAGGTTACAATCACACAGTATTACATGTTGCTAATTTAATTGTGTACTCCCCGCGTAGGCATGGAAAGCCCATATACTATATCGTCATGTGGACGAAACCCATCGACAACGTGGTATAGCGGAGACCCTCGATTTGTGCAAGGCCGAGCCACCAGCTACCGATCTCGATACTCTCGACATTCTTTACCAGACTCTGAAACGAATGGGCGACCAGGCGGAGACTATGAGGACTCTGTGGGAAAGAGCCTCGAAGGCGAAACCACAAGATTTGGATTTACAAATGAGATGGTTCACGGATGCGTTTGAAGGTGATGACTGGAAGTCAGCGCAAAAGGTCTGTAACCTGTTGAGTCCGGCTGTCGCAATAAACCGAAATCTAATTCCTTGAGGGTGAATGACAGGCCGCTATGACTCTCCAAAACAACTTCCCCAAGACGCGGAAATACTATCTCTGGGCCATTTTCCTCAGTCATCTCGTTGCTACCGATCAAGCCAGTTCGGAATCTGACCGGAAACTTTTTGGAACTCTGGCTTATCGCATGGTTTCCAAAGCTGCTGACAGTGTTCCTTCCGATCCAGTATGTCACATGTGATCTTGATCCTAGCCTTTGCAACCGTTTGTTGTGATACTTACATCTACAATAGAAAGAGTTGCTGAGCCCTCCTAGAGCTATACAAGGCCCAGAGGAGCTATTGCTACTTGTTAAAATATATGAGTCCCAGGGACGTCATGATGAGATTGTAAAAATCCTTGACAGCGAGAATCTTGGACTAAGCTCGCGAGTCATCCAGAATGACTGGTCCTTCGTTGGGGTGAAGCTCTCCAGCTTGGAAAAAGCGGAGATGTGGATGCAAGGCTTATCCTACGCGAAAGAGTTACTTGCAATCCCTACTAACGAAGCTGAGAAAAAGGCTCTCCAAGAGCGTGATGACTGGGCGGTTTGGAAACTGCTTGTTATCTCAACCCGGAACATCAATACCCAAGAGTAAGCTACTCCATCattagaagaagaatgtaGAGGCAGCACTTGAATGTACATGCTGACCATATTCAAAGGACCACTATCGAGACCCTAAAGTTCATTGGCGATTTCCTGGATGTCGTGCCCAAATCTCGCAATGCACGACTAGCTCGCCTAGACTTGATTCATTCGGGTGTTCTCGCCGGCACTTCGAAGACGGAAGACCTAGTCTCTACTTGCCAAGAATATTTCGATAATAACAAGAACAAGCTTTACTGCTTCGGCGATCTGCAGCTATACTTGGCAGCACTGGGCAAGGAAGCTGTGACTAAATTTGTGGAGTATGCCTCCAAAGGTCAAGAAGGGAATGTACGTTTCATACAATGCCCGTGCCTTCGTTTCCAAGCTGACACACTCGTGAAGGTGAAGAACGACCCTTTCAAGGGTGTGACGACGATCAATGCCCTTAAACTTGAATACTGCTACGAACTGTCAACTAACGGGACTAATGTCACTAAAATACAAGTCGAGGACTTCATCTCGCGCTGTCTCCAAGTCTATCGTGAGGTAGATCGTCCAGAACGGAGCTCAGCCCCATCCACGATCGAAAGTCAGCCTAGTGATGATTTGTGTTTGTTAGCTGCTATGAGCTTGATACGCTTCAGCGGAATATGGATTTCTGGTAACCAAGATCAAATCCCAGACACCATCCTCATCCGCGCGGCTGCTATTCTGGAGCGTCTCTTAATTGATTCTCCTCATAATTATCAAGCATTGTTACTCCTTGTGCGTATCTACTTGCGCCTCGGAGCTGGATCGCTCGCTCTCAAGGTCTTCAGCAAGCTCTCTGTCAAACAAATGCAGTTCGAAACGGTTGCTCACAACCTCTTCACCCGCCTAGCAACGATCCACCCACACTCGGCACCTCCAATTGAGGGTGCAGAGTACAAAGACTTCAACCCACAGTCTGCATTTGTTCAGGCCTTGAATTTTTATCGAACGGCCGAGGTCACGACGGTCAGGCACCGGTCGAATGGATTGGATTTGGGTAGTTACGTAAACATAGAAGGCACCATAGAGCTTCAGAGGCGCTTGAAGTATAGTGTCTGTCGCAGGATGTGGGCATTAGACGTCAGACGGATGCAAAGACTGGCCGGCGGAGATCCGATGGGTCGATATGACGAAGTTGGTAGGTGCAAGAATATTACGTACGGTGGACTCTCCGCTCACACTTACTCAACAGCAATGGATCCATCCCCCGTGACAGACCAGCGTGTATTCGATGCATTCATGAACTGTGAACCCACCAACCAGCCAACTTTCGAGGAACGGATGCGCTTGGGACCACTTCCTCGGGTACGTTATTCCCTAATTAGTGTTGAGACCGCAGGGCAAAGCTAATAAGAAATAGGAACAATGGGTGATGTGTACGAGGGTAACAGACCAGTTGTTTAGCACTCTCAAAAACATGACTGTTCAAAAGCCAGTGTCTGTTGAACCCAATCTGCCCAGTCCCAAAGATTTTGTAGGGTCGGAAGCATCTTCTGAGATGACCTCATCAGAGATTGAGAGCGCGAAGATCAATCTGAGCCTTCTCAAGGTAGCCACATTTTTGAATGGCTCGAAGTCCGTTGCCGCTGAAGAGGTCGACAGCTGCTTAACCCAGGTGGAGGAATGGCTGTGTTCCAAATCAAAGGATCTTGACATGAACGGCCCAAAGATCTCCCAGCTTGTATCAGAAACAGCAGTTCCCTTGCGGCGGCATGAAGCATCTGCTCCAACCTGGAGGTCCTTCCACGACTTGTACCTGATCATGGAGTCGCTCAAGGCGCTCTCGCTCATAACATCCATTGCATCGAAGAAAACCACCAAGGCTGCAAAACTCCCCAAGGATCGCATACAAAGATTAGCCGATTCGACGCGCCAAGTCTATGAAAGTCTTAGGGCCAATGCCCGTGCGCTAAAATCAGCTATCTCTGAGCCGGGAGTTCTCGGATCTTTGGTTGATTTGGTGGTGGGCGGCTCTGACGATGGCGAGGATGGTACGCAACTTCGGGCAGAATTGGATAAGACATTCGATACGGCAGCGGTGGAGATGTTCTGTGGCGAGTTAATGGAAAGCTGGGAAGAAGGGCTCGATGGGCTGCTGCGCGTGTCGCTGTGATAGTGGGCCAGGATATGGTTGAATTGGATCATTGACAGTGTATGACGTCTGTGTTACCAAATGACGGTGTACGCTGCAATACCAACTATATTACTTACATATTCATAGAAACTCCTACATAGATGGGTGGTATATCTATTCAAACCATCTTTACGGGGCGAGAAGTCTAGATGCATACAAGATGCAATTACTACCGTTACAAGGTAGGCACATAGCTTGTAAAATGGAATGAATACGAGgggcttcttttcctggcACGAGGCTGAGTTGTGGAATGTTGATCTCCTTCTGCAAGGGTACCGACTACGTTCTCTATCCCTTGGTTCCTCTACCAAGTCAGCCTGGTGCTTGTCCCACTACTACCATGGCATTCACACATACTCACCAGCTGTTCGACGGCACGAGTTTCTTGGGTTGCACTGCTACCAATAGGAGCATTCCTCTCCTGCGGTTTGTCGACTTCCAAGAAGCATAAGCAAAGCCCCTTGCCAACGGTGAAATCTCACTGTGTTACTCCATTGAAGAGGACGTTTCATCGAATCATGGGTTGCTGCAAGTAAGCGGCAGTAGTCTCCTTGCTTCCAGGGCAGATAATGTCCCCCACGCTATCACGGTTGCTTCTATTCTTACTATGCTGACGTCCCATTTACAATACTAGAATTCGGCGCAAGCATTTGATCAACCTCTATGACTAACTCCCATATCCATGTCCGgcatcttttctctttcctctctttccctattctttctttcatccTTGGGTGGCAGGCTACAGGTCTCCAATGTCTGATTTAGACCCGTAACTTGCCGCCATAATTAACTCGGTTTATTAACCATCAAAATCCAGGCTCAGACATGAATCCTACCTATGATCACAAACATTCGCCGCAGCGGTGGGATGTCATTACCGAGGTATTATGCCTCTCAATTAGTACCTGTTGTGTCTGTATGCGCATGTACACAAAGCTATTGATCACCAAAGCTCCGGGGTGGGAAGATTGTACGTATACCAAGGCAAGGCTTCAAAGAGATCGGTGTTCACTAACAGTGACCTGTAGTtacttgtttctttgcctGGGTATGTGTCTCAATACGTGTTCTACGAACGCTTGCTCTCGGAGAACCACCTGCTTACGGGAGACGGTAGTTGGGATTAATAGTCTATGCTGTCATGACTTTTGAGACAGGCAAGCATGGCAGTGGCCTCCATCGGTGGGAAGTATCCCCATCAGATCTCCGTGAGTTCTTGAAGGTAAGTAGTTATCTCATAACAATAAGGACCCAGCCTATTGATAACCATTAGCTAGCAAACGCATGCCAAATCATATATGGGccgatcatcttcatcaccaAGTTATCCATACTTCTTCTATTTCTCCGCGTATTCGCACCATCTTTCAGAGGCACCACCTACTTCTTGATTCAGCTGCTCATTTGGCTTAATTTTCTGTTCTACTTTGCCGACACAATCCTCAAGATCTTCGAATGCACACCACGATCCAAGATCTGGGATGAGCATGTGCCAGGGCactgcatcaatatcaacggCCCCATCCTAGCTGCTTCGATCTTCAACGTAGTGTCcgattttttaattctcttACTGCCAATTGTCTGTGTATGGCGCTTGCAAATgaccttcaagaagaagatatgTACTTCTGCCGTCTTCGTTGCAGGTATCTTGTAAGACCCTCGTCCCATCACTGAAACGCACCCCAAATGACTGACAGAGCGGGTACTGCTGAGCAAACAGCGGTTGCATATCAAGCGTCATGCGCCTTGTAGTCAGTATCCCAAATAGCACGGCCACCGACAACACATTTGTCTGGTTTCCAGAGTTCTTATGGACGTAAGTGTAGATTAGGGCTACATCCCGTACTCACTACTAATACCGATAAAAGTGCCGCCGAAATCACTTCAGGGATCATAGCAAGTTGTTTGCCGGCATTACCTACTTTCCTGCGACATTTCTTCCAGAAAACAAGATATTTCTTCTCGGAACCAGTCATGACTAGTTCCGGCTCTAGTTATATTGCTTCAAAGAAAACGGTAGAGGCAAAGCGTTTTCCAGCTCAACACCGCCGGAATGTTAGCCTTACGGATTTACTTCCGGGGGATTACTTGGAGATGCTAAGCCGTGGCAATCGCAGCGGGAAGACATATGAAACTACGTGCTATACCACGGTCGAAGCCAGCCCTGTAGAAAAGGGCCGTG
This window harbors:
- a CDS encoding cytoskeleton organization protein — protein: MSTNDAVFYRRNKQIQDAIDGQNLKQALQLIDKRMKKGEDTRFLKAWKAHILYRHVDETHRQRGIAETLDLCKAEPPATDLDTLDILYQTLKRMGDQAETMRTLWERASKAKPQDLDLQMRWFTDAFEGDDWKSAQKAAMTLQNNFPKTRKYYLWAIFLSHLVATDQASSESDRKLFGTLAYRMVSKAADSVPSDPKELLSPPRAIQGPEELLLLVKIYESQGRHDEIVKILDSENLGLSSRVIQNDWSFVGVKLSSLEKAEMWMQGLSYAKELLAIPTNEAEKKALQERDDWAVWKLLVISTRNINTQETTIETLKFIGDFLDVVPKSRNARLARLDLIHSGVLAGTSKTEDLVSTCQEYFDNNKNKLYCFGDLQLYLAALGKEAVTKFVEYASKGQEGNVKNDPFKGVTTINALKLEYCYELSTNGTNVTKIQVEDFISRCLQVYREVDRPERSSAPSTIESQPSDDLCLLAAMSLIRFSGIWISGNQDQIPDTILIRAAAILERLLIDSPHNYQALLLLVRIYLRLGAGSLALKVFSKLSVKQMQFETVAHNLFTRLATIHPHSAPPIEGAEYKDFNPQSAFVQALNFYRTAEVTTVRHRSNGLDLGSYVNIEGTIELQRRLKYSVCRRMWALDVRRMQRLAGGDPMGRYDEVAMDPSPVTDQRVFDAFMNCEPTNQPTFEERMRLGPLPREQWVMCTRVTDQLFSTLKNMTVQKPVSVEPNLPSPKDFVGSEASSEMTSSEIESAKINLSLLKVATFLNGSKSVAAEEVDSCLTQVEEWLCSKSKDLDMNGPKISQLVSETAVPLRRHEASAPTWRSFHDLYLIMESLKALSLITSIASKKTTKAAKLPKDRIQRLADSTRQVYESLRANARALKSAISEPGVLGSLVDLVVGGSDDGEDGTQLRAELDKTFDTAAVEMFCGELMESWEEGLDGLLRVSL
- a CDS encoding putative small nucleolar ribonucleoprotein complex subunit (U3 snoRNP-associated protein), yielding MSSFFTLPASQRKRKREDRAGAPASKKRGVDADGVSGAKGSRRTKEREQSISGSDLDEDDAESIVSGVSGEESDSESDEGETAADRRLKLAERYLDNVREEVDEYGFDAAEIDRDLIAERLKEDVDEFKGRTYRQIASDLSLSAASHSFFRADTQSTTSIAVHAPFVYTVSKDKTLIKWELATPSHATTDSSANGQNSSSKRPPRPQRKKPKQVRFTRGLQKIAESDEEHGHTKNILSVAVSPSGKFVATGGEDRKLIIWDAETLTPLKTFTQHRDSVSGLAFARHISTMSSGEQLFSGSFDRTIKTWSLSTAGHAYVETLFGHQDHISSLTAMTIDQCVSVGARDRTARLWKVVDESQLIFRGGSSKHSYQENNLDCVAPLPPNHFVTGSDSGAISLWSVHKKKPLHTITLAHGLDPLPPLDELSSEVDPNIAASNARHMRRNPRWITALATLPGTDIVLSGSWDGWIRAWKISEDKKTIIPLGAIGGVSSEPDTPSQQLKQSLALDNPVDSAQMAVDGRREQKMEEIKEEAEPLVKGVINGIAVFERRAETSKPGQPKSKSESAEPEPRGLCIVAAVGKEHRFGRWKGFANNYYEGPTPDGRNGAVVFEVPFINGNPQSK
- a CDS encoding cysteine alpha-hairpin motif superfamily — translated: MTSESEIERVAQYRPCRNRITLSPILSNAVACLKHIQLTTFGLTIMSSTSDQQPESSEQGHPNSWSNTERRFTNKSASEYYDPCQDFADRSLKCMKRNNFDREMCHDYFQAYRDCKKQWLTQKKLSG